The stretch of DNA GATATCGCAGGACAGTTTTGTTGCGTCACCAAAATAAGGCAATATAAGACAGATGTGTTCGTCAAGGTTTCACTGTTGGATGCGCATCCCAGTAACAAGTTTACCACAGGCTAcgaattttgaagaaaaaaagttgatGAGACGAGGTGCATGTCGCGGTTCCAGCTGAAAATCGGTAAGTTATGATGTTTTAGATCAAAAAAGTAACTGGATAAAATGATAGatagtctgtctctgtctgtctatgtcggtacggtgtgtgagtctgtctgtatcgtgtgtgtctgtatgtctgtccgtcagtgtgtgtgtgtgtgtgtgtgtgtgtgtgtgtgtgtgtgtgtgtgtgtgttatttttgtattcCGTCTTTGCTTGTGTGCTTGCTTGTCGGACTGCTTCTTCATCATctgcatcttcttcttcgtcttcttctgtttttgtgtgtctttcaaCTGGTATTGATTGGAATAAGCATTCCATCAGATGGTGCTTTTCCATCGACAGCTGCTGGTGCCTacatgttgttttatttgttatcCCCCGTGTCAACGTGTCCTCTCAAACGGTGACTGTAGCATCTTTATTTAAAACAGTCACCAGATAGAATCTTTAAAAGCACGTACAATTGCTACCACAGACCGTTGCCCAAATGGgccaatgttattgttaatgcCGGGAACAGAGCCTGAAGCTGTGCTCATGTTTATCCTGGCAATTATATGGCAGACTTTTGCGGATCAGTTACGAAAAACTACATGTATAGCTCATTTGAGACTCTCAAGCAGGCCTACGTGAATGCTCccctttgttaaaaaaaaaccaacctgtGCATTCTTTGCTCTGCCGGTTCCTCTCAAATTCGTTTCAAGAAATCAGACCACTGTTATTTtgcaatttgtgtttgtttttgttgttcagttGGCGTTGTTGTTGCTTGCTTCCTTATTGTGTCTTCATAATGACTACTAACAAACACTGAGCAGAGTTACACTCGTTGGCAAGACCCAGAACCAGCTATATCGAGTCACTTTGCAACGAGTATATTTCACACGTGCAAACGACGGGTGTGCGCTGAATTTCACGTGGTTACCTGGTGATCAGGTACGGCCCGATGGAGGTAAGAGTTTGCTACGCAATTTAActagtagtctttatgaagacCTAATTAATATACCTTCACGAAAAATAACTTCATTTGAAAAAGGGTAATGGTCCCCTTACTTAAAACAcgatttatcgaaaaaatacaATCCTCAAAAGTATTGGAAAACAGATACAATAAACCAAGTAAGAAGGCATCTCAAATTATCTATCATCATGTTGTCAGCcgctctccccccctccccctcccccccccctccccccccctccccccctcctgccccctctcgtaaaataaataaatttgatttgatttgatctctcaaCGTTGTGCCGTTGCCTGTTAGCTATGTGTCCCAGTGTGTGCCTCTCAGTCACGTTCGCCTGAATAAAGTGCAACGTGTTGTAtgcattacactgtcatgcctTTGGCATGCATAGCGGCGATCGTTGTGCTTACATTGTAATCTATGCTGTCAGCAAGTTTTCAACGCCTGTGCCCTTTCTTGTCCTTGCTTTACATTACAAGCGTGATGGTCtgtttaatctttttttttttttttttttctctttttgtctgtttaATCTTACTCGTGTGTATTTCTTGTGTCAACAAAAAGTTTGCCCTGACTGACTGAACAAATCAAGGTGTCCAATTTTTGTTTGCTTGCGATGCCGACAACTCCTGTAGCTTTATGAGTGTACTCGTGTACCTTTGGTgagttttctctgtctctgtctctctgtctctctgtctctgtctctgtctctgtctctgtctctgtctctctctctctctctctctctctctctctctctctctctctcagtcagtctctctctctctctctctctctctctctctctctctctctctctctctctctctctctctctctctctctctctctctctctctctctcttagtgttTGCCAGTGTCAGTATGTGTCCGTTAGTAAACTTGTCTATTATGTATGTATTAGAATGTTGTATTAGTTGtaacagggacctatatttctatatatatacgacttgtgtctgtgtgtgtgtgtgtctgtgtgtgtgtgtgtgtgtgtgtgtgtgtgtgtgtgtgtgtgtgtgtgtgtgtgtgtgtgtgtgtgtgtgtgtgtgtgtccgcgatgcacgcccaaggttatcgatggatctgtttcaaatttggtggccatattctggtacaccccggacacaacctgcccgatgaaatatttcaacacgtgctctcagcgcgcagcgctgaaccgattttggtttttctctggatccattcccagtaactcttccttatcttctccagtgttttcagcgtttatctcccttccttcgtgtggcgtcaatccatattcccgtttctatttttagaaggtcactgtcgacaacgctcaatccatattcccgttatactatttttactcttctccagtgttttgcgcgtttatctcccttccttcgtgcggtgcgcacccggcaaagccgggtccccggcgcagccgggtattcggctcgacttcttcccggcgaagccgtacccggcgaagcgggtattcatctagtagactaatataggtctatggttgtaaggacaggttgtaGGAAAAGGCGTGgacttaaacctctatccttggaaaataaagttccataatcatcatctctctctctctggctctctctctctctctctctctctctctctctctctctctctctggctctctctctctcttactctctctctctcagtctctcgctctctctctctctctctctctctctctctctctctctctctctctctctctctctctctctctctctctctctctctctctctctttctttgatcTTAACTTCTCAGTCGTGCCACTCTCTTAGTCGTGTTGCATCCGTCACAATAAGGCAATGCCGTTTTATTAATTCCATACCATGTTAAACTTATGCTCCCAGAGTGTCGAACGACATGGGTACTGTTCGATTTTTTATCTATCATGGCAAGTGTAATCAGTGTGTATGGGCTTGCTGTACTACTTGAAGTGAAACATGATTCGATTTTGTAGGCTTGAAGAACATGCTGTATTCCTAATATCTGCAATTTCTGAAATagtaaagttaatttgatttgatttgatttgatttgatatctttaaaaccaaataaagaaatggaaaagagaattaaaaagcGAGTGGCACCGGCTGTGCTGACAACATTGTATTGTTACACCATTAAGAGAGAATCACCCATATCCTTGCTTTACTCTGACCATAGAATAACACCTGTTGTTCACCTCTTTATCAGCAAGTATTGCCCGTTTTCTGCTTGGCATCCAGTGTTTCTTGAAACTTCAATAGACATAGATGTACATAAGGtcaaagttgtgaaagaaacaactcaaGGTCAGCCGAGGCTATCTTTCAAGAGTATATAAATCTATCATAGGCAGAGTTAAAAGagaatacaaaattaaaaaaattaaaatcaatCAAATCAACGCATGTCCTATAAGCAGAGCAAacgaaagttaaaaaaaaaatcaacgtGTGCTCACTTTTTCACACCAACACCGCCAGGGTCATTTTGTTGTGTTGGTAGTGCGGTGCGCACGCATCGCGTTCAATACAAGCTTCAGCTGTTTAGGATTTGCGTAGTGCCAGCGTCTCGAATCTCTAGATTCACTCTCCTCTCTGTTGCGACGAAGACACGGTCattgaaaactgtcagcagCTGTGTTCATGTTACGCGGATGCTACAAAGATGAAAACTATACTGCAAGGTACGTAGCATGTCTGACATTCCAGCTGTCTCTCATATTCGGTGTTTTGTGACTATTCAGTGAAACTGGTTTGGTGATTTTCTAGTTTCGTCTTCTATTTTCTGTTCTTTTATGTTCCCCAAGCTATAGTGGTTTAGTTATGCTATGCGATCTTTTATTATGCATGCTTGAGATTCCTTTAAGCATTTCTGGTTTACGGGACTATGTCGCAGAGAAATCAGTAACTGTTGGATTGCTTTGTGTTCATTTGCATTATCACTTGTGGTCCCTGCCGTGCGCGCGCCAATCGCATAATGTTGCTATAAATAGGCTCGGTGTTAGGGCAGCCTGCACCCCCCGGGATATGGTCCGCATGGCGTTGTCTTCAAAACAGTGTCATGAGCACTGGTGTGCATACAGATTGGCAAGGAAATGTTGAGCGCTGTCTTTGTTGCCGCTAGAAATGTGATACACACACGGAAGAGACTGTGTCCGTCACCAAGCAACTCCGGTGAAAAGAATGGATTGCAACAGGCGCCTGGATATTGATATTGTAGTTTTCTGTCGTACCACTTAAACAATGAAACAAACTGCATTTTTACTCGCAGACATCCAAGAACGAGCACACCCTCCCTGTTTAATCATGCAGACGGATACGCGgcgtgtgcatacatgtgtgtgtgtgtgtgtgtgtgtgtgtgtgtgtgtgtgtgtgtgtgtgtgtgtgtctctttctgagTCCATTattctgtctacctgtctgtccgtACGTTACTGTGATCTGTTTGTAATAGCTCTATTCGTGCGTTCCTTTAGAAAATACAAGACATACACTGGCAGATATGGCGTAGTCCCAATTTATCTACACTTGTATAGAACATTCTTGTCACTTCTTCGGACGAGAGGGAACCGCGTTGAATTTCAGGAATGACCAGGTGgcttgctttgaaactttcaggatctggtgccaactcAATGAGACGTACTGCGGGTAAATTTCGGATCGTTATCGATATTTGTTCAGATGTTATGCAATTTTCCGGAAAGAGTTGTAAAACCCATCACAGGTAAAAATCACGACTTTGCGTACATACAGAAAAATGATTGTTACAAGTATTGTGAaagtttgactaaatattttgctatcgcttcacgcaacttgttttctctctcttcgcTGAATACTATAATTGAATTTCCAATCACATATTAAACATTTTTAACTGATCTCTTACGCAGTTTCCAAGCATGGACCTGGAATTATGTCATTGTTCAGACCCATAGCCTGAAGTAACAAATCAAACATATGTTGCTGACATAATGACTGACGTCACAACATATGTTGCTGGCATAATGACTGACGTCACAACGGAGTACATTGTGTTTGCGCTTTTACTCTCTTCCCttcacattgtttgttttgtttttctggaAACGTCCCACCAAGAGGATAGATGATGTATCGGAGGTAGTGCATTCTTCTACGCAGTTTGCAATGTCCCAAAATATAttgtgtatcgattgaacactggatgttccttctttgagccatgtgacgtcagaggccgaccaAAACTCATATTCAGTTGGCTGGCCGAGACTACGAAAgactgtatgtttgtgtgcgtttacTCGTAACAAATACAATATTTCTAACTAAAATAGAtagatacatagagaatactacatggcttgctgtgtcgtaccagatttacacgagttggtttttttaaatattgaactgcgagcgaaagcgagctgttcactatttgaaaaagcaacgagtgtaaatctggtacgaaacagcaagccatgtagtattctgtttatcctacatactgtacttacgtgtattttactgaaaatgtcctgcattcgaggcagctaaattgaagacgcttgttttggaacctcgatctcttcaaaAGCCTCGTGctatctattacgtcaaagcaaagaaacgtcactctgaaagtgtggcgtgacgtgttagttctaaagattcatcgagggtaattagcgagcgcaatttgtgtttctataatgacgtttgtctcggtgacttggcatcataagcagtggaaaaacaggtccctgccagacttgcttgacatgacctcatttacacgtgagatttgaacgattattatctcacgggtgtctctctcacgtatgtaggataaataaaattcatgcatacaatacataaatgttattcaTATAATTATACAGTAATAATATAATTGTTACCATGGTCTCGGAGGAACATTGACTGTCACGTTCTGGGCAaagtgtcatattttggtcaaaatacaaataacgtgtAGTATAGGCCTATTATTGTAACTCTATGCGGCTGGTTGTGCTGTTCATCTCTCTGTTGGAGTCTCGGCCAACTtcgtgagggggggggggggggggaaggggggattGAAGTGGCCTTTGTCCACCTCTGTAGCAGTGGATCCAAAGATAGTCAATGCTACGCTGAGATAGCGGTGGAATAAGGCAAGCGGAATGTAGCACAGCGACAAATGCAGTGGCAAATGCAGTGGCAAACGCAGTGGCAACGGCAGAGGCCAATCAGAGACCAGTATTTTGAAGTTGACCAGTCGTCTTCAAAATACTGGTCTCTGATTGGCCTCTGCCGTTGCCACTGCGTTTGCCACTGCATTTGCCACTGCATTTGTCGCTGTGCTACATTCGGCTTGCCTTAGTGGAACTGTCTCGTTGTACGCCAAGAAGGTCACAGTTCGCCGGTCTGAATctagagggggggaggggtcccGGAAGAAGGTCCGGGTTTTTGCTGCGTGTAGCTCTACATGAACTGTGCATAGCACGTCAGATTTTCCGTTTTGGGACAGGAGGACTGGGTGAGTTGGGgtggcggagggggggggggggtgggggagactGGATgcggaggggtggggtggggggatcGTATGTGCGCAATAGATGCAGTCCAAAGGCACCAGACAGCAGTGAAAGTAAGGACTGTGTTGCCGACAGTaccggtgttttgtggctctcACCCAAGGTTCAAACACGTCTTGGCTACAAAGAGATATTACGTTTGTTGCGGAATGTGGTGAACCATTCATGTTTTTAAACTGCGTGTGATACAGAGCGAACGAGGGCGGTTTTACTCTTACTTTGTGTCGTTGCTTTTCTGTTGAGCGAAAATGTGTAGTGTGTCAAAACAAGTATTACATTATTCAGCCCCATAGCCTCAGGTAATAAATCAAACACTGAGCGGTTGCCGACATAATGACTCACGTCATTACAAGTACGTGCAGGTGGTGGcgtaatttctgccgtgtgagatggaattttttacacaatatatcacgcattcacatcggccagtaaatctcaagccattacggcgaatatttacttttcaaggcctattattccaagtcacacgggtatttggtggacatttgtttttatctatgcccatgcaattttgccaggaaagacccttttgtcaatcgtgggatctttaacgtgcacacccccatGCATCGTCTGCTCGGCGAGTAATTAGCAATCTACATGTTGGCAACAAAAGCAAGCCCCGCCGGAGTGGTATGCAGGGAAAGGTTTTAGCGGCACTTGACCGCGTGGTGGCGCTGTTTATTCTGTAAGTCGCGCTAATAGGGCCTTTTACAGCAGACCGCGCGCTGAGTCAGTttcgagttactccccttgggtatcttttaatagaaggccttatcgaccaagttatccgacgggaagatgcatatcacagttttctgcaatagcgcgggggggggggggggggggggttgcgcaacccctgtaaccccccacccctagtccggccctgtgtatATCGCACTGTATTGGCCCCTTGTCGCaaaaaagaataatcgaccccgaaaactttcgaatcgaagctgttcgtagcagacggacttttgatcggctgtggtctcacacttttacagatatctttcaatataattccttattcgacaaattgtcgggcagacagccgtacctcgtatttgtttccactaccacactttctttctttctttatttggtgtttaacgtcgttttcaaccacgaaggttatatcgcgacggactaccacactcataaatttgctttgtagtggtattagtgaaggacaatcgatgacaatcgatccgaaaatgttcgaaccgagagaggaaaaatggcggccggtcGGACATGTGCTAAAGGACCGACCACTAGCAGACGGATCTATATCTCTTTGGTCGAGACTcgcacactttcacaaatatctttcgatagaattcgttattcaacaagttgtcggacagacagttgtatgtcacggctatctacacatgcgctcagctcttatttttaatttgcatcggattaaagaactatagaccagaaaagtttcgaatcgaaggatgtttcgctctggccggtgtaacagtcgcgcatgcgcattgagcccccacagtcacgaggtacaagaaaattagtaattaacgcgtgaaaattacacatttttagttttggcgctagtaagccgtcaggaagcgagcccaaactgaaaattagacattaacacttcaaaattagttattaacacgtgaaaataagtaacttactaattttcacgtcataattgtaattttcttgtgaaaattagtaactttcacgggttaattacaattttttagttttggcgctagtaataTGTGTCCGCATCTGCTATGATGCCGGCAATCGGTCGCCTCGCTGACGGACAGCGTGGTTATCGGTGTCGAGAGACAGTGTAGGGCACACACCTATCGTCTTACATGCCATCAACACTCCTCATTGTCCCTGTCGACGTCCGCTTATAACCTTTATATACTAGAAACCGAACATAGGGCGTCATCATACATTAAACAACGAGATTCAGATTCACacgagaagagggagagagagagagagatcgatcgatcgatcgacGGAGAGGATAGAgacatagagggggggggggggggggtgggagagaaagacagagaaagaggagagagagagggagaagaaatacagagagagagagagagagagagagagagagaagagagagagagagagagagagagagagagagagagagagagagagagagagagagagagagagagagagagagagagagagagagagagagaaagagagagagagcaatacaTAACTGAACTGTTGAACTACTCAACAGCAATACACTATGAGAAGAAATCGACAAAGGAATCTGCGTCTCTCCTTGCCCGACACGTTAAATCGATACCAGACGAACTGCCCATTGATTACGTGAGCTATTTTCACTCTGCCTTGTTTTGTGGCATGACGAAGGCTTGGAGTGCAGCTAACAGTTGTACCCTCAGTCAGGatcgggggcggggggggggggggggggagaggatgggtgagggggtgagtgagtgggtggggTTAGGGTGGGTGGAGTGGGTGGGTTGGAGAATGGctgtgagtgggggggggggggggggtcaatctCTCATAGGCTTGTCTTCGATGCAAACGCAAGGTCAGTACTTACCAATTACCATGTCTTGTTGAGACTGGTAATGTGGCGTGTCCCTGGATGAGACTTCCAGTACAGTGGCACcaaaggttgttgttgttgttgagagacCGCGCTAGCAGTTGGGCGAACAgaactgtcgagatctgtgtcagATTTCATATGTTGTTCAAAAATGCATAGAGCATTTGTGTATCGATCCATTTTAGTTAGGATTTGATTTTACGATTGAACACACAGTCTTGGCCAGTCGCCTAAATCCATTTTTCATCGTAGTCTGACGTCAACGGGCTCTTACGAAATCCCAATGTTCAAtgtagtaaattttaagggCTTAAtctcaggtcttaattgcctatattggacatgaattggtttatacgattcgagttttacggcctcacggctttttgatgtttgcgtgtttaggtggtatcagccatctgatATGGTAGattgaccaagatctttaacgtgccattgtggtgacacgggggtgggagatggataccgtctctgggtctgcacataaagttgaccagtgtccgtcccggcccggattcgaaccagcgacctctcgatcacaagtccagtgctctaccacctgagctacccgggcccttTTGTTTAATGTTTTAAATCTATGCCTCAtgtatcagggccggactaagtAAGTAgtagggggggggttacagatgggggtccagggggctttgcccccttggtgggggttgcacGGGGTTGCACGGGGGCAAAaaccccttgaagctgaacgttctttttgtgtttctggagggaaaggaagcctctccttgaacaaaaaaggtaaatttgacagcaagctgtataggcaatgacgCATAGGCAACGGAATGCTATGCAAGGAATATTCCctttttcatgatttttttttggagggggtgagaggtgcgatttctcctcggatttcatgattcttcttcagcgttcgacttCTCAATGATGTAGACACAACCATATTTGTCGGTGATGCGTAGACACTCGGTTCTCACCTCACCCTGAAGGTcagtgtcttccgtcttcggtaggCCTTCGTGGGTGTGATTTTGGACTTTTCCTTGTCCTAGACAAGTTTCCTCACACGGTTATCGGCCCTCATCTGGCCGGGTTTGACTTCCGAGTGTCCTTCTCCTAGGAAAGCTGCCTATCAGGGCTGACGAGTCTTTCCAACCCGGCGCTTGTGAAAGCAGCAAAAACATGGGGCATCTTCATCCGCTAAAACAGCCGTTGGGAGCTCCTCGTCCGCCTGTTTTACCGTTGGGATGTGAGACTAAGGGTCCTCTTCCGCCTTCACAGCCGTTGGGAGTACACTCTCCTCGTCCGCCTGGTCAGCCGTTGGGACGTAGAGTCTTTGTAGGTAACCCATACCTGGGGGTTTGGTTCATGGGCGCCAGGGCGTGTCCACGCACCGGTGGGCCTGCACTGCCGCATGTTCGGGGCCAAACCTCCTCCGCGCCCTTGCAATTCTGCCTGGGGACATAAGGCCCCCAGTTACCACCCAACACCTCGTGGAGGGTTGCTTTAAAGCTTGCATAggacttgttgtggagaggcttACTGGCAGGGAGAGACTTACGCAAGGCTGCTCTCTTTTTCGCCGGTGCTGCAAGCAGCTTGGCTAGCCGGCGGTGAAGGCTGAAAGCGGGATGTGACAAGCACATGTATGTATGCCAACACGCTGCGGGCGCATCACACAACCATTCGTTGggcggatttcatgatgatccagatgcaaccccagccccctccctcccccacaaaaaaaaggcgtttgggaggtacatgcttaagccggggggggggggggggttgcgcaacccctgtaacccccccccccccctagtccgtcCCTGTGTATATCGCACTGTATTGGCCCCTTGTCGCAAAATATTTTGTGAGTGTTACAGCTTCTGATTTTTTCCTTGCGATGCAAGTGAATCAGGGGAAATGTAGTACTTTTGTGCAGAATTGCACAACAATCCCGATCAATATGTGTGACCGGTTTGTCTGGTTGGCACTGGCTGGGGAAAGTCGACATGTTTTCATGCTGCTGTTTGACGCTTTGTGCGTATATTGGACGAAGGTGGTGACGGGTGGAAGCGAGAGTGTTTTTAGCGCTGATGTCATTGCTTTTGACAGTGGTTCCTATACTTCAAAACGCGCTTGGAAGACCTGTAATATCGGCGTTTTAGGCAATCTGTGGGTCTCGTTTTTGTTATAGGACTTCTGATATGCATTCTATGATCTTTAAATACTCGCTATTTGGCCTGCCACGAACGGGATGTTGTTTCCCTGACTATTATGTTCGCTATGTTTTCTTGTGATTCAACTTATTTGTGAAGAGGTACTGTGATAGAGCAGTGCAGAAAGCGGGTTTCATCAAATATCATTCACCAAAGCTGTTTGACAAAACCATTgatggtgtttgtttttgtttgcagtgAACTCAGTCCTCTCCCTAGATTCAGCCATGGGAGACAGCTCCGTACTTCCGGCGCTAAACCCGGCCTTTCAGCCACTCGGGGAAAGCTCCACAGACTACAACCAGGAAGATGCAACGTGGAATTCCCTCACTCCGGAATCTGGCTCCAGCTCAGAGTGTCCGGCGACAGAGCTTTGGGGTACTGCGAGCTATGCTGACGAGATCAGGCACAGCCAGGCGATTTGCAGTGATTGGCAGTCTCAACGGCAGGCGCTGGACTCTTATTTTCCCAGTCAAGCTGAATATACACCTTCAGTGCAGTCGTGTGTTTCTGCAAAGAACACGAGAAACAATTGTCAAGATGACATGTCCGTCCCTGACCAGATTGGCCTTGATGActgccatcatgtcaaccaCGATAAAGACCCAGAGACATCTGACTCTACCAGTAATGCAGACCTTATCACGTATAGTGATGATATTGTTGAAATTCCTGTTGAGAACACAGGAATGCCAACAGACACAGGAATGCCCACAGACACAGGAATGCCAACAAGTTCAACATCAACGATCACAGACTTTGGGAATGATGATCACGAGTCCGGAGTCGATGACTGTGACGTGAAAAACCAACCGCTTCTATCAGACTCAGAAGCAAACAGAGACACGCCAGTCACAAGTCAGCTAATCACAGACTCAAAACTCAGCCAGCAACCAGTAGGCTCCGAAGAACGAGAAACACAAGACACAGAAGTTACTAAACAAGAAAGAATCAAAGAAGCAGAACAAGACAACGTAGAAAAAGTAGTAGAAGAAAACGAGCCAGTGAAGAAAGACGAGCAAAGCAAAGATGAAGATCTCGGAAAGGATAGAGAGGAAGCTGAAGTCGACGACATGCAATCTCAGGAAGATGTcgaacacaagacagaagtcgacGACGATTCTACAAACAGTGAAGAAGACGATCACCcagacgatgacgacgacgaagacgaggaaagcgaagaagaagaagaagaagatgacgaagaagaagaagatgacgaTCCAGGCCCCGCCCCAAAGGGGCGTGACATAGACGAGGGGTGGGCGTGGGTGGTGCTGGCTGCAGCCTTCCTCGGCATGACCATCTTCGGCACCTTCACCTTCTCCACGGGCATCTTCCAGGCCGAGATCCTCCAGGTGATGGAACCCGACGTCCAGAAGGCGTCCTGGGTCGGCGCCACGCACCTCAGCACGCTCTGCATGATGGGTAAGACCTCGGCTTCCGGTACAGTATCCGCTGAGGGTTGGAGAGAGTTTGTCCAATGTTGAAAAATGGTGGTTGATTTGGTAtgggttgttttgtgtgtgctgctTTATAATGTGAGGGTTGGAATTGTTCAATTTTGATGTCAAGTATGTCATTGATTGGGGGGAAAAGATTATTTTAAAGAGAGACGAAAGTGAACTTTCGCAACTGTTGAAAGcctttttgtttctgtctgtctatctcctTCCTACATGCTGCAGCGTCGTTCCCaggtctcggtcttcggtcaaTAATGCATATTATTTTGATCTGACGCATTGGTCTGACTCCTGACGAAACCCTTATAGTTTTGAGTCCTATAGGAGGTCTTCTGAACACCAAAATCCCTATAACAAGGGAAAAGCCAGGATATATATGGACCTGCTCATATTTTCAATCTAGGTCAAACTGACCCGAGTTCCCATGaggctgggaacaacactgcgcTGTGCCAATttgtggttttttgtgtgttgtgttgtgaagTTGTTCGCCTTTTCTCGTCTATTCCTCCCAGCCGACAATAAGCCAGGTTTGCTCGCAAAGAGAAAACTCCTTCAGATGCGAGTACTGATGgccatgtgtttgttttctctctgtctccccctggCCCCGTA from Littorina saxatilis isolate snail1 linkage group LG13, US_GU_Lsax_2.0, whole genome shotgun sequence encodes:
- the LOC138983747 gene encoding uncharacterized protein isoform X3; amino-acid sequence: MKTILQVNSVLSLDSAMGDSSVLPALNPAFQPLGESSTDYNQEDATWNSLTPESGSSSECPATELWGTASYADEIRHSQAICSDWQSQRQALDSYFPSQAEYTPSVQSCVSAKNTRNNCQDDMSVPDQIGLDDCHHVNHDKDPETSDSTSNADLITYSDDIVEIPVENTGMPTDTGMPTDTGMPTSSTSTITDFGNDDHESGVDDCDVKNQPLLSDSEANRDTPVTSQLITDSKLSQQPVGSEERETQDTEVTKQERIKEAEQDNVEKVVEENEPVKKDEQSKDEDLGKDREEAEVDDMQSQEDVEHKTEVDDDSTNSEEDDHPDDDDDEDEESEEEEEEDDEEEEDDDPGPAPKGRDIDEGWAWVVLAAAFLGMTIFGTFTFSTGIFQAEILQVMEPDVQKASWVGATHLSTLCMMGPFAGLIKNRLGSRITIVMSSLVICVGMVGASFAKDVTQLILTYGVITGIGTGMALNPIFVCVGFYFERYRGFASGVIAAGSGAGMFIGGPIIRHVIETYGLSGAFLIWGAVGLNIAVAGMVMRPSSLERDKAEDLELVYGGHHGVDPAVLASVSTLHSAAGYWGSVLGASSFLVNRDKEADAVALQQSQMLLEVPGIQSVAHSCSELSVTSRDVRDATGKPIWRPRNFRSSQLSVGKNSNSDFVITVPEVLETAARTAWLPRNILSSQLSMGDSIDSVSIEKHRMGRRTLRGKARLHKPGSDEGKKTSALKSRVGFSVWKALTEALDSFRFVRNAGFLFYILSASVWVFGESIVFTYLPTYATAQGSSPFQSATLITAVGLTSTLSRLIVGFVAGDVSIAILVEVRAAL